GCGAGCACCCAGAACAACAGGAAGCCAAAAAAGCTGATCAGCATGGATATTACGAAGCCCAGCGTCATGACTCCATTGATGGCCAGGCGGAACGGATCATTCTTGGAAGTAATCAGCTCCTGCTTCGCATCATGCAGACCGGTCACATTGATTTTCGCTGCCGTCAATTGATCATAGACGGATTGGCTGGAAACGCCGTCCTTCAGCTTCAGCCACACTTCATAAGGCTCAACAGCCAGCCGGTTCTGAATCGTGCTTAAATGGCCGACGATCAGATTTGGCTTTGTTGGTTTTTCTTCGCCATCGGCAGCAGCAGGCAGCGGATTCCAGCCCGGCCAATAATCAATGATGCCGTAGACGGTGAACAAGGCTTCATCCAGTCCGTCCCAATAAATGGTTATCGGATCTCCTGGCTTTACCTTTGCAGCGTCAGCTAGCGACCGCGAGATGAGAACGGCCTTCGGATTGGTCGCCATAAGATTCAAATAGCTGTTGATTGGATAATCGAGAAGACCGTCCTTCATCCAGGTGGTTTGACCGAAATCCTTCGTATCGATGCCAACCAGCGTGGCTGCGCCGTTTGTTTTTTTCGCGCTGCCTGCGCTGAATCTGGCCCCTTCCTTCCGGAACACCTTGGCTGATGCTTCAACACCGCTCAGCTCTTGGAAAGGCTGGAATGGCGGTTCCGTATATTGCACCCGCTTCTCCCCGGAATTGTCTCCAATCCGATTCTGAAGCTCGGCCCCCTGCAGGCTTGGCGGAGGAGCGTCGCTTTCCCATCGCGTGGTCAAGGTCATATCTGCGCCGATGTCATATTTGATTTTGCCTTCCATGTTATCGTTGATGGTCCGGGCCGCATTGGCACTGAACAAACCGGTAGATACCGTCAAGATCAGAAATACTTTGATCGTCAAATACTGGCCTGAAGAACGGCTGATTTGTATAAGCGTGTTATACAGCGCCGGGGGCCACCACTTGCGCCCGACCCAATAAACAAGCCGAATAAACCATGGATAAATCCTTAGCACCAGCAGTCCGGCTCCCAGCGCAAATAGCGCGGGCATTAGAAACAGCAGCGGATCCACCTGCAGGTCATCCGAATTCAGGGCCAGACGCTTCAAATCCTCCTGCCGGTTATTGAAATTGTAGAGCAGATACAGAGCCAGGCCGGCAAGCAAAATATCGATGCCCGTCTTGTGCCAGAAGGAGATCCTGGTCAGCCTTGCCGCCTGCTGCTTATGGTTCACGATCGATACCCGGGTTGCGAGAAACGCCGGGATCAGGATAAGTACGATCGCTCCGGCTACAGCCGCGGCCGCAATTCTGTACGCATTGCTTGTCAAGCTGACCTCAAGAGCCGAGCGCTGCACAAATTCAAGAAATCCGCTCGCGGCCCCCAATACTTTCGTGAAGGTAACGCCAAGAAAAGGACCCACGGCGAGTGCGCTAATTCCTAGCATCAGGCTTTCAAGCGTATAAGCCGTCATAATCTGGAGCCGGCTGGCTCCTCGGCTTCGAAGCACGGATATTTCCGTTTTTTGCCTTTCAATGACGAGATTTGCGGCCATATACAGATAGAAACCAAGCATGAGCATCACCGGAGAATATAAAGACAGCATCATCACATCAAGTTTATCTTGCTTGCCTTGATAGGAGGCTATCGTCTCATTCGCGGGAATATTAATCTCTGCGGAACCAAGCCGTCCGCGGAAATAACTTCGAATCGCCCGATTGGCTTCGGTAAATGCCTCGATCTTATCAATGCCCATCTGTTTGTAGTCCAGCGCATAACGCCATTCCAGGTCGGATACCCTTACCTTGCCGTCCTTCGCGATAAATTCGCGCTCGAATTGCTGGAAGGGAATAATGAATCCGTCAGGCTCATCCGTCGCTAGAAAAGGCAAATACGGATCTGCTGCCGGATCGGTATCGATAATCCCAACCGGAATGACCCGGAACAAATGCTTATCCGCCGTCTCCGCCAAAAGTTCCTCCCCTAAATCGCGTTTAACGGAATTCAGAAACTTTTGCGTCACCACCGCTTCAAACAAGCCGTCCGTGCGGTCAACCGGCATTCGGCCGTCAATCAGACGCACTCTCTTTTCCATATCGGACAACGATTTGAAGCCTCCCGTTGTCTTTTGCGTCTTCTTCTCCTGCTCTGATGCGTCCGCTCCGTACACCTTCATCTTTTGGGTGAAACGCTGCTGATAAAAGGACAGCGCCTCCAATCCCATTCGCTCGGGAATCGATTGAATGTACCGGTCCGCACGTCCAATCGCCTGAGCCGTTTTCTGATCCATCTTGGTCGAAGAAACCGATGTGCTGACCCGCACGTAACCGGGATATACGGAATTCTTGCTTTGAACCAGCTGAAGCTCCTTCTGCAGAGTCCTCTCTAGAATGGCATTCGAA
This region of Paenibacillus sp. JDR-2 genomic DNA includes:
- a CDS encoding ABC transporter permease, which produces MALWTMILRKMANNKWLQLNLWFGLTVCVALFSSMPLYSNAILERTLQKELQLVQSKNSVYPGYVRVSTSVSSTKMDQKTAQAIGRADRYIQSIPERMGLEALSFYQQRFTQKMKVYGADASEQEKKTQKTTGGFKSLSDMEKRVRLIDGRMPVDRTDGLFEAVVTQKFLNSVKRDLGEELLAETADKHLFRVIPVGIIDTDPAADPYLPFLATDEPDGFIIPFQQFEREFIAKDGKVRVSDLEWRYALDYKQMGIDKIEAFTEANRAIRSYFRGRLGSAEINIPANETIASYQGKQDKLDVMMLSLYSPVMLMLGFYLYMAANLVIERQKTEISVLRSRGASRLQIMTAYTLESLMLGISALAVGPFLGVTFTKVLGAASGFLEFVQRSALEVSLTSNAYRIAAAAVAGAIVLILIPAFLATRVSIVNHKQQAARLTRISFWHKTGIDILLAGLALYLLYNFNNRQEDLKRLALNSDDLQVDPLLFLMPALFALGAGLLVLRIYPWFIRLVYWVGRKWWPPALYNTLIQISRSSGQYLTIKVFLILTVSTGLFSANAARTINDNMEGKIKYDIGADMTLTTRWESDAPPPSLQGAELQNRIGDNSGEKRVQYTEPPFQPFQELSGVEASAKVFRKEGARFSAGSAKKTNGAATLVGIDTKDFGQTTWMKDGLLDYPINSYLNLMATNPKAVLISRSLADAAKVKPGDPITIYWDGLDEALFTVYGIIDYWPGWNPLPAAADGEEKPTKPNLIVGHLSTIQNRLAVEPYEVWLKLKDGVSSQSVYDQLTAAKINVTGLHDAKQELITSKNDPFRLAINGVMTLGFVISMLISFFGFLLFWVLALSGRTLQYGVLRAMGIPFPQIIGMLLSEQLLTSGAAVIIGVLIGNMTSELFVPLFEMSFATAEQVPPFEIVYKLSDYLQLYSIVGLTLTIGLLILGYRLSRTRIAQALKLGEE